The DNA window GGCCGACGAGGAACTGGCGCGCGCCGAGCCCGCGCTGTGCCGCGGGCTGATGGAGATCAAGCGGGAGATCGAGGCCGACCCGGAGCTGGTGTCCCGGATCCGCGCCAAGTACGAGATCAAGAACACCACCGGCTACCGGCTGGACGCCTACCTGGACGGCACCACCCCCGTGGAGATCCTGCGCGGGCTGACGGTCGGCTCGGAGGGCACCCTCGGGTTCATCTCCGAGGTCGTCTTCGACACCCTGCCGCTGGACCGCGAGCTCTGCTCCGCCCTGCTGTTCTTCCCCTCCCTGCCCGCGGCGGCCGCCGCCGTGCCCCTCTTCAACGAGGCGGGCGCCCTCGCCGTGGAGCTGATGGACGGCAACACCCTGCGCGCCTCGGTCAGCGTCGCGGGCGTGCCCCCGGACTGGGCGGACCTGCCCAAGGACACCACCGCCCTGCTCGTGGAGTTCCGCGCTCCGGACGAGGCCGGCCGCGACGCGTACGAGAACCGCGCGGCCGGCCTGCTCACCGGCCTCGACCTGGTGGCGCCGGTGGCCTCGGTCACCAACGCCTTCACCCGGGACGCACGGACCATCAACGGCTACTGGAAGGCCCGCAAGGCCTTCGTCACCGCCGTGGGCGGCGCCCGCGCCCCCGGCACCACCCTCATCACCGAGGACTTCGCGGTCCCGCCGTCGCGCCTCGCCGAGGCCTGCGAGGCCCTCCTCGCACTCCAGGCGCGGCACGGCTTCGACGCGGCCGTCGCCGGGCACGCCGCCCACGGCAACCTGCACTTCCTGCTCGCCTTCGACGCCGCGGACCCCGCCGACGTCGAGCGGTACGCGGCCTTCATGGAGGCCTTCTGCCGGCTCACCGTCGAGCGCTTCGACGGCTCCCTGAAGGCCGAGCACTCCACCGGCCGCAACATGGCGCCGTTCCTGGAACTGGAGTGGGGCCCCCGGGCCACCGAGCTGATGTGGCGCACGAAACGCGTCATCGACCCCGACGGGGTGCTCGCCCCGCGCGTCCTCCTGGACCGCGACCCGCGGGCCCACCTGCGCGGTCTGAAAACCATTCCGCGGGTGGAGGCGGTGGCCGACCCGTGCATCGAGTGCGGCTTCTGCGAACCGACCTGCCCCAGCGAGGACCTGACGACCACTCCGCGCCAGCGGATCGTGCTGCGCCGCGAGATGATGCGCCAGCAGCCCGGCTCGCGGGTGCTGGACGGCCTGCTCGGCTCCTACGGCTACGACGCCGTCGACACCTGCGCGGGCGATTCCACCTGCAAGCTCGCCTGCCCCGTGGGCATCGACACCGGCGCGCTGATGAAGGACTTCCGCCACCGCCGGCACGGCGCCCGCGAGGAGCGGGCCGCCGCCCTGGCCGCGGAGCGGTTCGGGGCCGTGGAGTCGGCCGCCCGGCTGGCCGTGGCCGCCGCCGACCGGCTGCCGGACCGGATCGCGGACGGGCTGCTCGCGGCGGTCACCGGAGCCGCGCGCAAGGCCGTGAACCCGGACCTGGTGCCGCACTGGCTGCCGCAGGTCCCCGGCGCCGCCGCGCGCAGGCTGCCCGGTACCCCGCGGACGGGCGCGGCGGCCGTGTACTACCCCGCCTGCGTCAACCGGATCTTCGGCGGTCCCGGTGCCCGGACCGGCCCCTCCCTGCCGGAGGCCGTGGTGGCGGTGTCGCGGCGGGCCGGAAGGCCCGTATGGATCCCCCGGGACGTGACCGGCACCTGCTGCGCGACGATCTGGCACTCCAAGGGCTACGAGGCGGGCACCCGTGTGATGGCCAACCGCATCGTCGAGTCGGCCTGGGGTTGGACCGCGGGCGGGCGGCTGCCCCTGGTCGTCGACGCCTCCTCCTGCACCCTGGGCATCGCGCACGAGGTGGTCCCCTACCTGACGGAACAGAACCTCGC is part of the Streptomyces subrutilus genome and encodes:
- a CDS encoding FAD-binding and (Fe-S)-binding domain-containing protein: MPLLEPRPGALRPRDVSGPAHDRLPDHRAAGTPEPLRTELTELLGAEKVLWKVSDLVRYASDASPYRFVPQVVVVAEDIDDVSAVLSYAHGRNREVVFRAAGTSLNGQAQGEDILVDVRRHWSGIEVLEDGRRARIGPGTTVLRANAALARHGRVLGPDPASALACTLGGVVANNASGMTAGTTRNSYRTLSSLTLVLPGGTVVDTADPLADEELARAEPALCRGLMEIKREIEADPELVSRIRAKYEIKNTTGYRLDAYLDGTTPVEILRGLTVGSEGTLGFISEVVFDTLPLDRELCSALLFFPSLPAAAAAVPLFNEAGALAVELMDGNTLRASVSVAGVPPDWADLPKDTTALLVEFRAPDEAGRDAYENRAAGLLTGLDLVAPVASVTNAFTRDARTINGYWKARKAFVTAVGGARAPGTTLITEDFAVPPSRLAEACEALLALQARHGFDAAVAGHAAHGNLHFLLAFDAADPADVERYAAFMEAFCRLTVERFDGSLKAEHSTGRNMAPFLELEWGPRATELMWRTKRVIDPDGVLAPRVLLDRDPRAHLRGLKTIPRVEAVADPCIECGFCEPTCPSEDLTTTPRQRIVLRREMMRQQPGSRVLDGLLGSYGYDAVDTCAGDSTCKLACPVGIDTGALMKDFRHRRHGAREERAAALAAERFGAVESAARLAVAAADRLPDRIADGLLAAVTGAARKAVNPDLVPHWLPQVPGAAARRLPGTPRTGAAAVYYPACVNRIFGGPGARTGPSLPEAVVAVSRRAGRPVWIPRDVTGTCCATIWHSKGYEAGTRVMANRIVESAWGWTAGGRLPLVVDASSCTLGIAHEVVPYLTEQNLALHRELRIVDSVVWAAEELLPHLEVRRTVGSAVLHPTCSMRHLGDEAQLLAVAEACADEVVVPDDLGCCAFAGDRGMLHPELTASATAREAAEVTARHFDAHLSANRMCEVGMDRATGRSYASVLLELEHATRP